A single genomic interval of uncultured Desulfobulbus sp. harbors:
- the dndD gene encoding DNA sulfur modification protein DndD — MKFIKLTIENYKSFQFATEIAFPMAADGRSIFLIGGMNGAGKTAILEAINYCLYGAKVDEIYRNINRREKAKGNANVVFELVMEMDDGAELIVKRSWSAGVVAEPKPRDLSERLVVVRDGKRVSVQNQEIWQDFIRAAIPPGITQFFFFDGEKIQEIAADDHSEVRLKSSLEAALGIQNINRLASDLAYIKQEERKGFVEISDEDLEFKQSELKKEKSKLSRKQQERTGLQEELAGFREQLLEAKKRFEAAFHTEPESRETMREQEKRRIQASNRLTQVENEIRNLCEKALPFALAGKLYDGIRRQIDQERDSATGAAIKEHAAELAKRLVRVVEEPEPIYREKLSIEKMTELERRIVRLLKEGDGRGDVAKVLDLSDRDAARVLNQLENLERSEVFLIQPLMEEKRELEAQVRALTGLSSLGGMTESERELFDQLQVDMESCSTQIGRKTEQLRLLEEEILSLEKRIREIEMEIEKLYEKHNVSKEKAEFIEECDAIASVLNQFMVRLRKNKVHLLQEKTFEMYRLLSSRSGLIKDLTIDDKTYEIHISDRNGHVIKKSGLSAGEKEVFSVSLLWGLAQTSQLKLPIIIDTPLSRLDSTHRDNIVNNYFPNAGEQVVILSTDTEIDTNYYRNLKPHLSGAACLVFDQRQELTTFKTGYFWEN; from the coding sequence ATGAAATTTATCAAACTGACTATCGAGAACTACAAGTCGTTTCAGTTCGCCACCGAGATTGCCTTTCCCATGGCGGCGGACGGTCGCAGCATCTTCCTGATCGGCGGCATGAATGGCGCGGGTAAGACTGCGATCCTGGAGGCAATCAATTATTGCCTCTATGGGGCCAAGGTGGACGAGATCTACCGCAACATCAACCGCCGCGAAAAGGCCAAGGGCAATGCCAATGTGGTGTTCGAGCTGGTCATGGAGATGGACGACGGCGCGGAACTGATCGTTAAACGTTCCTGGAGCGCGGGGGTGGTGGCAGAGCCCAAGCCCCGAGACCTGAGCGAGCGTCTGGTGGTAGTACGCGACGGCAAGAGGGTCTCGGTACAGAATCAGGAGATCTGGCAGGATTTCATCCGTGCCGCCATTCCACCAGGCATCACTCAGTTCTTCTTTTTTGACGGCGAAAAAATTCAAGAAATTGCCGCCGATGACCATTCCGAGGTGCGCCTGAAGTCCTCGCTGGAGGCGGCATTGGGAATTCAGAACATAAACCGCCTGGCCTCGGACCTAGCCTATATCAAACAGGAAGAACGCAAGGGATTTGTGGAGATCTCCGACGAGGACCTGGAGTTCAAACAGAGCGAGCTGAAAAAAGAGAAAAGCAAGCTCAGCCGCAAGCAGCAGGAGCGCACCGGCTTGCAGGAGGAACTGGCCGGGTTCCGCGAGCAACTGCTTGAGGCCAAGAAGCGTTTCGAGGCCGCATTCCATACCGAGCCGGAAAGCCGCGAGACCATGCGCGAACAGGAGAAGCGGCGCATTCAGGCCTCCAATCGCCTGACCCAGGTGGAAAACGAAATCCGCAATCTGTGTGAAAAGGCGTTGCCGTTTGCCCTGGCCGGTAAGCTGTATGACGGCATCCGCCGGCAGATCGACCAGGAACGCGACTCGGCCACCGGTGCGGCTATCAAGGAACACGCCGCTGAGCTGGCCAAGCGGCTAGTGCGAGTGGTGGAAGAACCGGAGCCAATCTATCGCGAAAAACTCTCCATCGAAAAAATGACTGAATTGGAACGGCGCATCGTCCGCCTGCTCAAGGAAGGTGACGGCCGGGGTGATGTGGCCAAGGTGCTTGATCTTTCCGATCGGGACGCGGCGCGGGTGCTGAATCAGCTGGAGAATTTGGAGCGGAGCGAGGTGTTCCTGATCCAGCCGCTAATGGAGGAAAAACGGGAGCTGGAGGCGCAGGTGCGGGCGCTGACCGGACTCTCCAGCCTGGGCGGCATGACCGAATCGGAACGGGAACTGTTCGACCAGCTCCAGGTCGATATGGAGAGCTGCTCGACCCAGATCGGGCGTAAGACAGAGCAACTGCGTCTCCTAGAAGAGGAAATCCTCTCGCTGGAAAAACGCATCCGTGAAATCGAGATGGAGATCGAAAAGCTCTACGAGAAACACAACGTCTCCAAGGAGAAAGCCGAGTTCATTGAGGAGTGCGATGCCATCGCGAGTGTGTTGAATCAATTCATGGTGCGCCTGCGCAAAAACAAGGTGCATCTGCTGCAGGAAAAGACCTTTGAAATGTACCGCCTGCTCTCCAGTCGCAGCGGCTTGATCAAGGACCTAACTATCGACGACAAGACCTACGAGATTCATATAAGTGACCGCAATGGGCATGTTATCAAGAAATCGGGCCTGTCGGCAGGGGAAAAAGAAGTGTTTTCGGTTTCGCTACTCTGGGGTCTGGCCCAGACCAGCCAGCTTAAGCTACCAATCATTATCGATACCCCGCTCTCCCGTCTGGACAGCACGCACCGGGACAATATCGTCAATAACTATTTCCCCAACGCTGGAGAGCAGGTGGTGATCCTCTCCACCGATACCGAGATCGATACGAACTACTACCGGAACCTGAAACCGCACCTGAGCGGTGCCGCTTGCCTTGTCTTTGACCAGCGGCAGGAGTTGACCACCTTCAAAACCGGTTATTTCTGGGAGAACTGA
- a CDS encoding DNA modification system-associated small protein: MNLTSEDKRLLEELCQQHSVSADKVLKLLDTVRDYEFKDRRTGVYDVLREILKSKPGGASS, translated from the coding sequence ATGAACCTGACCAGCGAGGACAAACGGCTGCTGGAGGAACTCTGTCAGCAGCATTCTGTGAGCGCCGACAAGGTACTGAAGCTGCTCGACACGGTGCGTGACTACGAGTTCAAGGACCGCCGCACCGGGGTCTATGACGTCCTGCGCGAGATCTTGAAATCGAAACCGGGAGGCGCGTCATCATGA
- a CDS encoding PDDEXK nuclease domain-containing protein produces the protein MSDKPVSLTAPPDGYADWLVELKTRIQSAQQRATLAVNRHLVLLYWQIGCDILARQAEQGWGAKVIDRLAHDLRTAFPEMKGFSRANLMYMRAFAEAWPEEQIVQQAVGQLPWGHNLVLLTRLKQPEQRLAYARAAIEHGWSRNVLNVHIETRLLERTGKAVTNFSARLPASGSDLARESLKDPYLFDFLDVGKEADEREIESALVRHITHFLLELGAGFAFVGRQVHLEVGGDDFFIDLLFYHLKLRCYVVIELKADKFKPEHLGQLGFYLTAVDRQVKAEQDNPSIGLLLCKSKNKVVAEYALGDKTQPMGIAEYKLLESLPEPLQTSLPSIEQIENELKDMPE, from the coding sequence ATGAGCGACAAGCCCGTTTCCCTGACCGCACCCCCGGACGGGTACGCCGATTGGCTGGTGGAACTGAAAACCCGCATCCAAAGCGCCCAGCAGCGGGCGACCTTGGCGGTCAACCGCCACCTGGTGTTGCTGTATTGGCAGATCGGCTGCGATATTTTGGCCCGGCAGGCCGAGCAGGGCTGGGGTGCCAAGGTCATCGACCGGCTGGCCCACGACCTACGCACCGCATTTCCCGAGATGAAGGGTTTCTCCCGTGCCAACCTCATGTATATGCGGGCCTTTGCCGAGGCCTGGCCGGAAGAGCAAATTGTCCAACAGGCTGTTGGACAATTGCCCTGGGGTCATAACCTGGTGCTGCTGACCCGGTTGAAGCAACCGGAACAACGCCTGGCCTATGCTCGGGCCGCCATCGAACACGGCTGGTCGCGCAATGTGCTGAATGTCCACATCGAAACTCGCCTGCTCGAACGCACCGGCAAGGCCGTGACCAACTTTAGCGCCCGGTTGCCCGCGTCGGGCAGTGATTTGGCCAGGGAATCGCTCAAGGATCCCTACCTGTTCGATTTCTTGGATGTGGGCAAAGAAGCGGACGAACGTGAAATTGAATCGGCCCTGGTCAGACACATCACGCATTTTTTGCTGGAACTGGGCGCTGGATTTGCCTTTGTCGGGCGGCAGGTGCATCTGGAAGTCGGGGGCGATGATTTTTTCATCGACCTGCTCTTCTACCATCTCAAGCTGCGCTGTTATGTGGTGATCGAACTCAAGGCGGACAAGTTCAAACCGGAACATCTTGGGCAGTTGGGTTTCTATCTCACCGCCGTGGACCGGCAAGTGAAGGCCGAACAAGATAACCCCAGCATCGGCCTGTTGCTGTGCAAGAGCAAAAACAAGGTGGTGGCGGAATACGCCTTGGGCGACAAAACCCAGCCCATGGGGATCGCCGAATACAAACTGCTGGAATCGCTGCCGGAGCCATTGCAGACCAGCCTGCCCAGCATAGAGCAGATCGAAAACGAATTGAAGGACATGCCGGAATGA
- a CDS encoding restriction endonuclease subunit S: MDAEYYRPELVMLAKCISTNPHVSIRRAGASIDCSAFYPSIVPYYDFKQNGVPFLRVNEIQNGLLSIDEKTAFLPEEILHVNRSTIATCEPGDLIIAKGGNSLGKVALLTSLYSKYSVCRDVLVVRTGNLSQINRFFLWLYLHSASGQSLLIRTASQTGQPHLTIESIARLKIPLIPNREQEKIERSYLAAEAAMEISRSAYTQAQQLLESELGLDKLRFDKPVGYTARFSELELSHRNDAQHYQPRFTRLLEHLVKFPSKRIRDIRRYNRRGIQPVYVDDGTHAVINSQHLGPKHINYDGLQKTTEHIFKASPEAHIQPDDLLIYTTGAYIGRTNVYLDEAPAFASNHVNILRLSPDIDHAYMAMVFQSIIGQFQTQKHARGSAQAELYPADIDKFVVPLLPPDKQQKIGNLVRESLMKQRESAQLLDQAKSRVEQLIEEAVQV, encoded by the coding sequence ATGGATGCGGAATATTATCGTCCCGAGCTCGTAATGCTTGCAAAATGCATATCGACTAATCCACATGTCTCAATCAGGAGAGCTGGAGCGTCAATTGACTGCAGCGCATTTTATCCATCGATTGTGCCGTATTATGACTTTAAGCAGAATGGTGTCCCATTTCTGAGAGTCAACGAAATCCAAAACGGGTTGCTTTCAATAGACGAAAAAACAGCATTTCTTCCTGAAGAAATATTGCATGTTAACCGGTCAACCATTGCTACGTGTGAACCGGGGGATCTGATAATCGCAAAAGGAGGGAATTCACTTGGTAAGGTCGCTCTCTTAACGAGTCTTTATTCAAAGTATTCAGTCTGCCGTGATGTGCTTGTTGTCCGTACTGGAAATCTGTCCCAGATCAACAGATTTTTTTTGTGGCTGTATCTCCATTCCGCATCAGGGCAATCACTTCTAATTCGAACTGCGAGTCAAACTGGCCAACCTCATCTGACGATAGAATCTATCGCCAGATTGAAAATTCCCCTGATTCCAAATCGCGAGCAAGAAAAAATCGAACGGAGTTATCTGGCCGCCGAGGCTGCGATGGAGATATCACGCAGTGCCTACACCCAAGCCCAACAACTCCTCGAATCCGAGCTGGGGCTGGACAAGCTGCGTTTTGACAAACCCGTGGGCTACACGGCGCGGTTTAGTGAGCTGGAGTTGTCGCACCGGAACGATGCTCAGCACTACCAGCCCCGCTTTACTCGGCTTCTTGAACACCTCGTTAAGTTTCCGAGCAAACGCATCCGTGACATTCGCCGTTATAACCGGCGCGGCATTCAGCCCGTTTACGTTGATGACGGCACCCATGCCGTGATCAATAGCCAGCACCTCGGGCCAAAGCATATCAACTACGACGGCCTGCAAAAAACCACTGAGCACATCTTCAAAGCATCACCTGAAGCGCATATCCAGCCCGATGACCTGCTAATTTACACCACCGGCGCGTACATCGGCCGGACCAATGTTTATCTCGACGAGGCTCCGGCCTTTGCCAGCAATCATGTCAACATCCTGCGGTTGTCGCCCGATATCGACCACGCCTACATGGCCATGGTGTTTCAGTCCATCATCGGCCAGTTCCAGACCCAGAAACACGCCAGAGGCAGCGCCCAGGCCGAACTGTACCCGGCTGACATCGACAAGTTCGTGGTTCCGCTGCTGCCACCGGATAAACAACAAAAGATCGGCAATCTGGTTCGCGAAAGCTTGATGAAACAGCGGGAATCGGCACAACTCCTCGACCAGGCCAAATCCCGCGTCGAGCAGCTCATCGAGGAGGCGGTGCAGGTATGA
- a CDS encoding N-6 DNA methylase, protein MDEVARDRQRRNEGMNAGIDTKESSMNTKDIIDRIFKDPATKYELTEFENLGKAIHDILTIYPKTAATGRDAGKTKYYLKSFIPFSSGNEEVQVYVEDGKANPEEIVRQLWVYKLINQYDYKEDEIDLEAGVQFGTEVGTKAADIIVYTDNTKETPKIIVECKKPKRKDGIEQLKSYMNAKGAPVAVWSNGSDSIILYRPYPKEFDDTLFDIPKCGQEPKDVLETKKTLLQLKKDFNFKKIIQDLEELVLADSGKDEFNEIFKLIFAKIWDEKEALENRRDKTVEFGKALDPDITFDRINGLFKKACEEWPGIFKENEDIELAKRHLQVCVGPIEGVRLMGSNLRIMDDAFEYLLPTEAKKKKGQFFTPRHVVEMCVRMLNPTQKEYVMDPSCGSGGFLLHAMDWCYPAHDNDQRELRKHRYAAKYLWGVDFEARAAKTSRALMLIAGDGHTNIFGPDVSSLDPRTWYESGFGLALMQGLRQAKLTAHKIPEQENLKDEDKAWEYFDELKFDVILANPPFAGEMKDRKMLAHYELAKPALKRAGNDKSPKEERDVLFIERILKMLRPGGRAAIVLPQGKFNNSSLAFIREWILKKARLLAVVGLHPNTFKPHTGTKTSVLFVQKYTERQLADIARVHDEVAKDCPAYETEMQALLDGNDGDVAEEAIPEAVADLIAETFSEPEAEEPAEENGDGENGDEETTEPPSDEERIAQAEEQVVNLRAELLRVKQKLADLDSDVEALAQQQEQELDALSASWSGDKGGLRLEMREMKATYKENTKTLKQRQKEKIKCYRAEIKRLEKAIPAAERDLKLLTNRGKLELILADSDLIGTLKERWIAAEVAKRLDYPIFMAVSERGGKNNSGDYEYVLDADGHLVEDASGQPKIDQDLVNYDLTADDLADAAAIADEQLCVAEAFVRFAQQQKFDFWRGEQ, encoded by the coding sequence GTGGATGAAGTCGCACGCGACCGGCAAAGGAGAAACGAAGGCATGAACGCCGGGATCGATACCAAGGAATCTTCCATGAACACCAAAGATATCATCGACCGCATTTTTAAAGACCCAGCCACCAAATATGAGCTGACCGAGTTCGAAAACCTCGGCAAGGCGATTCACGATATTCTGACGATCTACCCGAAAACCGCCGCCACGGGCCGGGATGCAGGCAAAACCAAGTATTACCTGAAGAGCTTCATTCCCTTCTCCTCGGGTAACGAGGAAGTGCAGGTCTATGTCGAGGACGGCAAGGCCAACCCGGAAGAGATTGTGCGCCAGCTCTGGGTCTACAAGCTGATCAACCAGTACGATTACAAGGAAGACGAGATCGACCTGGAGGCCGGCGTGCAGTTTGGCACCGAGGTTGGCACCAAGGCGGCGGACATTATCGTCTACACCGACAACACGAAGGAAACGCCAAAGATCATCGTCGAGTGCAAGAAGCCAAAGCGCAAGGACGGCATCGAGCAGCTCAAGAGCTACATGAACGCCAAGGGCGCACCGGTGGCGGTCTGGTCCAACGGCAGCGACAGTATCATTCTTTACCGGCCCTATCCGAAGGAATTCGACGACACCTTGTTCGACATTCCCAAGTGTGGACAGGAGCCGAAGGACGTTCTGGAAACCAAGAAGACCCTGCTCCAGCTTAAGAAGGACTTCAATTTCAAGAAGATCATCCAGGACCTGGAAGAGCTGGTGCTGGCCGACAGCGGCAAGGACGAATTCAACGAGATCTTTAAATTGATCTTCGCAAAGATCTGGGATGAGAAAGAAGCGCTGGAAAATCGTAGGGACAAGACCGTCGAGTTTGGCAAGGCCCTCGATCCCGACATCACCTTCGACCGCATCAACGGCCTGTTCAAGAAGGCCTGTGAGGAGTGGCCCGGCATCTTCAAGGAAAACGAGGATATCGAGCTGGCCAAGCGCCATCTGCAAGTCTGCGTCGGCCCCATCGAGGGCGTGCGCCTTATGGGCTCCAACCTGCGCATCATGGACGACGCCTTCGAGTACCTGCTGCCCACCGAGGCGAAAAAGAAGAAAGGGCAGTTCTTCACACCGCGCCATGTGGTGGAAATGTGTGTACGCATGCTCAACCCGACCCAGAAGGAATATGTCATGGATCCCTCCTGCGGTTCCGGCGGTTTTTTGCTGCACGCCATGGATTGGTGTTATCCTGCCCATGACAATGACCAGCGCGAACTGCGCAAGCATCGCTACGCCGCTAAATATCTCTGGGGCGTCGATTTCGAGGCCCGCGCCGCCAAGACCTCCCGCGCCCTGATGCTGATCGCCGGGGACGGCCATACTAATATCTTTGGCCCGGATGTCAGCAGTCTTGACCCCAGAACTTGGTACGAAAGCGGTTTCGGTCTGGCGCTGATGCAGGGTTTGCGACAGGCCAAGCTCACCGCCCACAAGATTCCAGAACAGGAAAACCTCAAGGACGAAGACAAGGCCTGGGAATACTTCGACGAGCTGAAGTTCGACGTTATTCTCGCCAATCCGCCCTTTGCCGGGGAGATGAAGGACCGCAAGATGCTGGCCCATTACGAGTTGGCCAAACCGGCGCTGAAACGGGCCGGCAACGACAAATCCCCCAAGGAAGAGCGCGATGTGCTCTTTATCGAGCGCATTCTCAAGATGTTGCGACCCGGCGGCCGGGCCGCCATTGTCCTCCCCCAGGGCAAGTTCAACAACTCGTCGCTGGCCTTTATCCGCGAATGGATTCTGAAAAAAGCGCGGCTCCTGGCGGTGGTCGGCCTGCACCCCAACACCTTTAAGCCACACACCGGCACCAAGACCTCGGTGCTCTTTGTTCAGAAATACACCGAGCGGCAACTGGCCGACATCGCCCGAGTCCATGACGAGGTGGCCAAGGACTGCCCTGCGTATGAGACCGAGATGCAGGCCCTGCTCGATGGGAACGATGGCGACGTTGCCGAAGAAGCCATCCCCGAAGCAGTGGCCGACCTGATCGCCGAGACCTTCAGTGAGCCGGAGGCGGAAGAACCTGCCGAGGAAAATGGTGACGGCGAGAACGGCGATGAGGAGACCACCGAGCCGCCTTCGGATGAGGAACGCATCGCCCAAGCCGAGGAGCAAGTGGTCAACCTGCGGGCCGAGCTGCTGCGGGTAAAGCAGAAGCTGGCCGACCTCGACAGCGACGTCGAGGCCTTGGCGCAACAGCAGGAACAGGAACTGGATGCCCTGAGCGCGTCATGGTCCGGCGACAAAGGCGGCCTGCGCCTGGAGATGCGGGAAATGAAGGCCACCTACAAGGAAAACACCAAGACTCTCAAGCAACGCCAGAAGGAAAAGATCAAGTGCTACAGGGCTGAAATCAAGCGGCTGGAAAAGGCGATCCCCGCAGCCGAGCGCGACCTGAAATTGCTCACAAACCGGGGCAAGCTGGAACTGATTCTGGCAGACAGCGACCTGATCGGTACTTTGAAGGAGCGTTGGATCGCCGCCGAGGTGGCCAAGCGGCTCGACTACCCGATCTTCATGGCGGTGAGCGAGCGCGGCGGCAAGAACAACTCCGGTGATTACGAATATGTGCTGGATGCGGATGGTCATCTGGTGGAAGACGCCAGCGGTCAGCCCAAGATCGACCAGGACCTGGTCAACTACGACTTGACCGCCGACGATCTAGCCGATGCCGCCGCCATTGCCGATGAGCAGCTCTGCGTGGCCGAGGCCTTTGTGCGTTTTGCGCAGCAGCAGAAGTTTGATTTCTGGAGGGGCGAACAGTGA
- a CDS encoding helix-turn-helix domain-containing protein yields the protein MDPTDKWLTIDELASYIKISRTKLYGMAQRGEIPASKIGNQWRFDREEIDRWMKSHATGKGETKA from the coding sequence ATGGACCCAACCGATAAATGGCTGACCATTGATGAACTGGCTAGTTACATCAAAATAAGCCGGACCAAGCTCTACGGCATGGCCCAGCGTGGCGAGATTCCTGCCTCCAAGATTGGTAACCAGTGGCGTTTCGACCGAGAGGAGATCGATCGGTGGATGAAGTCGCACGCGACCGGCAAAGGAGAAACGAAGGCATGA
- a CDS encoding site-specific integrase has protein sequence MTWAEETESLLRSGQPLPGELPANDMRFNEAVEKYTMAVAPRKKRNTQRLDQEIGGRLIHYFEGKSLQTITSKDIASYRDYRLQQVGPSSVIQDMSFLTCMYRMARVEWGLDVNDPGAEVRRPSAPKNRLSLLTPKQIDTLLDYCCISKSENLYCYVLLLLHTAMRPSEGAGLRWDQVLLEQGMIDLTETKTDPRRVPMTRTIRKMFEAMQTAGKGENGCVFLPSSQEGRDQPHRYFRRSFDNACRYAGISNFTLYGLRHSAASYLIMHGVDIRTVAEIMGHKNISQTMKYTHFLDDHKLNAIGAIDNLGR, from the coding sequence ATGACCTGGGCAGAGGAGACCGAGTCACTCCTGCGATCAGGGCAACCACTTCCTGGTGAACTGCCTGCCAACGACATGCGGTTTAATGAGGCGGTGGAAAAATACACCATGGCGGTGGCTCCGAGAAAAAAGCGCAACACCCAGCGGCTCGATCAGGAAATCGGTGGCCGGCTCATCCACTACTTTGAAGGCAAGTCCTTACAAACCATCACCTCAAAGGATATTGCCTCTTATCGTGATTACCGCCTGCAGCAGGTAGGCCCAAGCTCAGTCATCCAGGATATGTCCTTCCTCACCTGCATGTACCGGATGGCCAGGGTGGAGTGGGGACTGGATGTCAATGATCCTGGTGCCGAAGTACGCCGTCCCTCTGCTCCCAAAAACAGACTGTCCTTGCTTACTCCAAAACAGATTGACACTCTGCTCGACTACTGTTGCATCTCAAAATCCGAAAACCTCTACTGCTACGTTCTTCTTCTTTTGCACACAGCCATGCGGCCCTCAGAAGGTGCCGGGCTACGATGGGATCAGGTTCTACTTGAACAGGGAATGATTGATCTCACGGAGACCAAAACGGACCCCAGACGTGTCCCTATGACGAGAACAATACGCAAGATGTTTGAGGCGATGCAAACAGCAGGAAAGGGTGAAAATGGCTGTGTCTTCCTGCCGTCAAGTCAGGAGGGGCGTGACCAGCCACACCGGTACTTTCGGCGTTCATTTGATAACGCCTGCAGGTATGCTGGGATTTCGAATTTTACCCTGTACGGTTTACGCCATTCGGCGGCCAGCTATCTGATTATGCATGGGGTCGATATCCGAACAGTCGCTGAAATCATGGGGCATAAAAATATCAGCCAAACCATGAAGTATACCCACTTCCTCGATGACCATAAACTGAACGCCATCGGGGCGATTGATAATCTCGGACGGTAA
- a CDS encoding GIY-YIG nuclease family protein, with the protein MVKETCENCFYGRKDCAAQIYCAQFNCNFKLHQKCNFWRENEYIDYAKGNSGYVYILSNPDLNGLLKIGMTSKRPEVRAKELSGTTGVSSQYVIEYYGSAEDRFIAEKAAHSRLGNYHHQKEFFKVKVEVAIYCVETISCGLKRTYIKPGNELKVLQYARSRDSVPYKQIEREWRERERERKQYLIEQQKMSNWEAKVEDYMRQRTGKEESLFNYNKLPGNPLVEKNIQPEFTEDYDPKKIVLPSELARVENEAKKARETALKKQREIESLKEELAKEKSKGFFKRLFS; encoded by the coding sequence ATGGTTAAAGAAACATGCGAAAATTGTTTTTATGGACGAAAAGATTGCGCGGCCCAAATATATTGTGCCCAGTTCAACTGTAACTTTAAATTGCATCAAAAGTGCAATTTCTGGCGTGAAAATGAATATATAGATTATGCTAAAGGTAATTCTGGGTATGTTTATATTCTTTCAAATCCAGACCTTAATGGTTTGCTTAAAATCGGAATGACCTCAAAAAGACCTGAAGTAAGGGCAAAAGAATTATCTGGAACAACAGGCGTATCTAGCCAATATGTAATCGAATATTATGGTAGCGCAGAAGATAGATTTATAGCTGAGAAAGCTGCTCATAGCAGACTTGGCAACTATCATCATCAAAAAGAATTTTTCAAAGTAAAAGTTGAGGTTGCAATTTATTGCGTTGAAACAATAAGTTGTGGACTGAAAAGAACATATATCAAACCTGGTAACGAATTAAAAGTGTTGCAGTACGCAAGGTCAAGAGACTCGGTACCATACAAACAAATAGAACGTGAGTGGAGGGAGAGAGAAAGAGAGAGAAAGCAATACTTAATTGAACAACAAAAAATGAGTAATTGGGAGGCAAAGGTTGAGGATTACATGAGGCAAAGAACTGGCAAAGAAGAATCTCTATTCAATTACAATAAGCTGCCAGGTAATCCTCTTGTGGAGAAAAATATCCAACCTGAATTTACAGAAGACTACGATCCAAAAAAAATAGTTCTACCTAGCGAATTAGCAAGAGTAGAGAATGAAGCAAAAAAAGCTCGAGAGACCGCATTGAAAAAACAGAGAGAAATTGAATCATTAAAAGAAGAGTTAGCCAAAGAAAAGAGCAAAGGTTTTTTCAAGCGTCTTTTCTCATGA
- the lepB gene encoding signal peptidase I, with product MKTKIRKPWIAGLLSILSPAVGYAYVGKLQKGIILSFLLLFLYPSLVIFLKVKITKIALLFLVSIPIIIVCFLFFNCYKTAKEIGIGYKIKTYNKWWAYLIIYMLFGIILPSIVQNYTKNNLIQAFKIPAGSMLPTLKIGDHLLVDKSIYKSSPIQREDIIVFPMPKKPEIDYIKRVIALPGDSIEIVDKEVFINGEKQNHSYSIHLDTRVIEKDSSPRDNFGPVKIQDGNVFVMGDNRDNSYDSRFYGFIPIETIKGKFIQIYWSWDKETSSIRWNRIGTSDKNSTQQ from the coding sequence ATGAAAACGAAAATCAGGAAACCATGGATTGCTGGCTTATTATCAATTCTGAGCCCTGCAGTCGGCTATGCATACGTTGGCAAACTTCAAAAGGGGATTATTCTTTCTTTTTTACTTCTCTTTTTATACCCTTCCCTTGTCATATTCCTAAAGGTAAAAATTACCAAAATAGCGCTGCTCTTTCTAGTTTCTATTCCAATCATTATTGTATGTTTTCTTTTTTTTAATTGCTACAAGACAGCAAAAGAAATCGGCATTGGTTATAAAATAAAGACATACAACAAATGGTGGGCGTATTTAATTATTTATATGCTTTTTGGCATTATCCTTCCTTCTATAGTGCAAAATTACACCAAAAACAATTTGATTCAAGCATTCAAAATTCCGGCAGGTTCTATGTTGCCTACTCTCAAAATTGGAGATCATCTTTTGGTGGATAAAAGCATTTACAAAAGCAGTCCAATCCAACGTGAGGATATAATTGTATTTCCTATGCCTAAAAAACCAGAGATAGATTACATAAAAAGGGTCATCGCATTACCTGGCGATTCTATCGAAATTGTAGACAAGGAAGTGTTTATAAACGGGGAGAAGCAAAATCATTCGTATTCTATTCATTTGGACACCAGGGTAATTGAAAAAGATAGTTCACCAAGAGACAATTTTGGGCCTGTAAAGATACAAGATGGGAATGTATTTGTTATGGGAGATAACCGAGATAATAGTTATGATAGCAGGTTTTATGGTTTTATTCCTATCGAGACCATAAAAGGTAAATTTATACAAATTTACTGGTCTTGGGATAAAGAAACATCCTCAATCAGATGGAATAGAATCGGGACATCCGACAAGAATAGCACACAACAATAG